In a genomic window of uncultured Methanobrevibacter sp.:
- a CDS encoding protein translocase SEC61 complex subunit gamma, producing the protein MNVQESFDKFIKDSKRVLKVSRKPDAKEYRELAKVVSIGILIIGVMGYVIVLLGSLIGL; encoded by the coding sequence ATGAATGTACAAGAAAGTTTTGATAAATTTATAAAAGACAGTAAAAGAGTTTTAAAAGTATCAAGAAAGCCTGATGCAAAAGAATACCGTGAACTCGCTAAAGTAGTTTCTATTGGGATACTTATTATTGGTGTAATGGGTTATGTAATTGTTTTATTAGGTTCATTAATTGGTTTATAA